A genomic window from Gossypium hirsutum isolate 1008001.06 chromosome D12, Gossypium_hirsutum_v2.1, whole genome shotgun sequence includes:
- the LOC107945020 gene encoding SUMO-activating enzyme subunit 2, which translates to MASEEQISAIKGAKVLMVGAGGIGCELLKTLALSGFQDIHIIDMDTIEVSNLNRQFLFRQSHVGQSKAKVARDAVLRFRPNISITPYHANVKESRFNVDFYKEFDVVLNGLDNLDARRHVNRLCLAADVPLVESGTTGFLGQVTVHLKGKTECYECQAKPAPKTYPVCTITSTPSKFVHCIVWAKDLLFAKLFGDKNLENDLNVRSSDATNLSEHSEDVFECRKGEDIEQYGRRIYDHVFGHNIEVALSNEETWKNRNKPWPIYSKDVFPDKLTKENGKTEKGSTTEDVSAMASLGLKNPQDVWSLAENSRVFYESLRLFFSKRQKEIGNLTFDKDDQLAVEFVTAAANIRASSFGIPLHSLFEAKGIAGNIVHAVATTNAIIAGLIVIEAIKVLKKDSNNYRMTYCLEHPSKKLLLMPVEPYEPNKSCYVCSETPLSLEVNTHHSKLRDFVEKIVKAKLGMNFPVIMSGASIIYEVGEDLEEDMVAIYAANLEKALSELPSPVISGTVLTVEDLQQEFSCRINIKHREEFDEEKEPDGMLLSGRVEAPVDKNSNKPIGNGESTSSALSTEEIQEGERDVEIQETSESAENVTGKKRKLSEVSKGSIPDHSGLPDESSRNQNQLEKLDVDDEDDELIISNDWESLTKKKRL; encoded by the exons ATGGCTTCTGAAGAACAAATATCCGCCATTAAG gggGCGAAAGTACTTATGGTAGGGGCAGGAGGTATTGGTTGTGAGCTTCTCAAGACTCTCGCTCTTTCTGGGTTTCAAGATATTCATATA ATTGACATGGACACTATTGAAGTCAGCAACCTGAATAGACAATTTTTGTTTCGACAATCCCATGTTGGGCAGTCTAAGGCCAAG GTTGCTCGAGATGCGGTCTTAAGATTCAGGCCCAACATAAGCATTACACCATACCATGCAAATGTTAAGGAGTCTCGCTTTAATGTTGATTTCTATAAAGAGTTTGATGTTGTTCTGAATGGGCTTGATAACTTAGATGCAAGGCGCCATGTAAACCGTCTTTGCTTGGCAGCTGATGTCCCACTGGTTGAAAGTGGGACCACAGGGTTCTTGGGACAG GTTACTGTACATTTGAAGGGGAAAACGGAGTGCTATGAGTGTCAGGCAAAACCTGCCCCAAAGACTTATCCTGTCTGTACAATTACGAGCACTCCCTCAAAG TTTGTTCATTGTATTGTGTGGGCAAAGGACCTCCTTTTTGCAAAGTTGTTTGGGGACAAGAATCTGGAAAATGATTTGAATGTGCGCTCTAGTGATGCTACAAACTTGTCTGAACATTCTGAGGATGTATTTGAATGTAGAAAGGGCGAAGATATAGAACAATATGGAAGAAGAATATATGATCATGTATTTGGTCATAACATAGAAGTGGCATTGTCTAATGAAGAAACTTGGAAAAACCGTAACAAACCGTGGCCTATATATAGTAAGGATGTCTTTCCTGATAAACTAACTAAAGAGAATGGAAAAACAGAAAAAGGTAGTACAACAGAAGATGTCTCTGCCATGGCATCTCTGGGCTTGAAGAATCCTCAAGATGTATGGAGCCTTGCCGAGAATTCAAGAGTTTTCTACGAGTCTTTGAGATTATTTTTCTCGAAGAGACAAAAG GAAATTGGGAACCTGACTTTTGATAAGGATGATCAGTTGGCTGTGGAATTTGTTACTGCTGCTGCAAATATTAGGGCTTCTTCTTTTGGGATTCCTTTACATAGTCTTTTTGAAGCTAAAGGAATAGCTGGTAATATTGTGCATGCTGTGGCAACGACAAATGCTATCATAGCTGGATTAATCGTGATTGAAgcaattaaagttttaaaaaaggaTAGCAACAATTACAG GATGACATATTGTCTGGAACATCCTTCAAAAAAGTTGCTTCTAATGCCTGTAGAACCCTACGAACCTAACAAGTCTTGCTATGTTTGTTCAGAG ACACCACTATCGCTTGAGGTTAACACTCATCATTCTAAGTTGAGGGATTTTGTTGAAAAGATTGTTAAAGCCAAACTTGGCATGAATTTTCCAGTAATTATGTCGGGAGCAAGTATTATTTATGAAGTTGGTGAAGATCTTGAAGAGGATATGGTAGCAATTTATGCTGCAAACCTTGAGAAA GCCTTATCAGAGCTGCCTTCTCCAGTTATTAGTGGGACTGTACTTACCGTAGAGGATCTACAACAGGAGTTCTCATGCAGGATCAATATCAAGCATAG GGAAGAATTTGATGAGGAGAAGGAACCTGATGGAATGCTTCTCTCTGGACGGGTTGAAGCTCCTGTGGATAAGAACAGTAATAAGCCTATTGGGAATGGTGAAAGTACATCCAGTGCTTTGTCAACGGAGGAGATTCAGGAGGGTGAGAGGGATGTTGAAATTCAGGAAACTTCTGAGTCGGCTGAAAATGTTACTGGGAAGAAAAGAAAACTGTCTGAGGTTTCCAAAGGCAGTATTCCAGATCATTCAGGTCTTCCTGATGAAAGTAGTAGAAATCAAAACCAACTTGAAAAGCTTGATGTTGATGATGAGGATGATGAACTCATCATATCTAATGATTGGGAATCACTCACCAAAAAGAAAAGGTTGTAA